GCGGGGGGCGCAGCCGGCGGGGTGATGTGCGGGCCGGCCAAGTACAGGGAGATGCCCTGGACGGCCGTCACGAGGTCCCGCAGGGTGCTGGTCATCTCCTCCGGCGTGAAGACGGAGGTTGTCGGCGGCGCAGAAGTGACGggggccggcggcgcggaggTGATCGGGGCCGGCGGCGTTGGGGACCCGGCAGTGGTCATCGGGGCGGTGGTGATGATTGGCAGCGGCGGCGTGGGTGTTGATGACGACATGATCGAACCCGAGTCTCTGGATACCAAATTGGTAGAACCAGGGATCCTACCGGACCTACTCCGTAGGTTGTAGGGGAAGGATGGAGGAGGGCGCGGCGATGAGCGGGCGCGCCGGCGGCTGGGCGCCGTCGCGTAGGaggaggaaggcggcggcggctagggttagaggCGGCTTGGGTTCCGGCTCCTCTGGGAGCCGGGCAATAGGGATAATAATATTCTTATTGCTTAATTTCAAAAAGAGTCTTACAGCCTATATTTATAACCTAGATAACTTGCATAAgaattaacctaagataacttgcataagagttaacctaagataacttgtGGGCTAAGATTGCCCGGTGGGCCTAGCTAAACCGGCCATAACATTAATACTATGATACTTCCATTTCAACAGGTATATGTTGATTCAAGTGTTATCATGGGTCAAACTGACTTATATCAGCAGGATGTTCAGAAGTATGGAAATATTGAATACATGAGATGCAGTCCTGAAAATGGATTTTTCCCCGATCTTTCCAGTGTCCCACGGACGGACATCATATTCTTTTGTTCACCCAACAATCCTACTGGTACTGCTGCATCTAGGGACCAGCTAACACAATTAGTCAAATTTGCGAAGGACAACGGTTCCATAATATTCTATGATTCTGCTTATGCCATGTACATATCAGATGACAGCCCGAAATCCATCTTTGAAATTCCTGGAGCAAAAGAGGTGGGCCCTATTTTTCAAGATTTAACTTCTTCATACCATCCTTTGAAAATTTTAAAGAGTTTACACAAAACGTTTAGTGCCAGTGTTTTGAGCATTACATATTATTTTCATCCAATATGACAAACTAGACCTGTATAATTATGGTTTGGTAATGTGTAGGTTGCCATGGAGACCGCATCTTTCTCTAAATACGCTGGATTCACTGGTGTCCGGCTGGGTTGGACTGTGGTCCCTAAGGAGCTCCTTTTCTCTGATGGGCATTCAGTTGCTAAAGATTTCAACCGTATAGTCTGCACTTCCTTCAATGGTGCATCAACCATTTCTCAAGCCGGCGGTTTAGGCTGCCTCTCTCCAGAGGGTCTAGAGGTAGGGTTTCCGTGCTTTGTAAATCTTTACATCGACCGCTTCTTCTCATTCCAAATTCCATGCAGGCTATGCAAGACGTTGTCGGATTCTACAAGGAGAATACTAAAATCATTGTTGACACGTTTACATCCCTCGGGTTCGACGTCTATGGTGCCAAGAATGCTCCCTACGTGTGGGTGCACTTTCCCGGCCGTAACTCTTGGGATGTCTTTGCCGAGATCCTTGAGAAGGCACATGTGGTTACTACTCCTGGCATTGGATTTGGGCCTAGCGGCGAGGGCTTTGTGAGGGTTAGTGCATTTGGCCACAGAGAGACCATCATTGAAGCTGCGAGGAGACTGAAGCAGCTATACAAATGAGCATTGATTCAACCCGTGTCATTTTCTCCTTGGGGAACCAACAAGAGCCCAGCAGCATTTGGAACACAAGATTTGTTTCTCAGCTACTGGGAAGTGTCCGAACAGAAACAGCGTGTTGTTTTTGCTCCTCTAGGTGTTGCTCCATCCGTAACCATTTAAATTTGTCTCACATCTGCTCGGTTCCTGATGTGTCTGCGTTGTTGCCGTCACACTTGTATGTCTAAGACCGTCTACAATGTAGCCAATCCAAACTGGGTAATACCCACTTCACTCCAAATTTTCTTTTGTGTGATGTGTTGACATTATCTGTGTTCATGACAATTTTCTTTTGAATGTGCACGGCTCTACTCTGCTTCACCTGTTGCTCCCTTGGATGGTCTTATTTGTCACAGGAAGCACATGACATTTTGCATGGCATGTTCACATAGTCGAAATCGAGTTGTGAGTTTCATTATGTCTTTCTTTTCAGAAAGCCCAGCCAAATCTACCCCCGCCTTCAATGCGCGTAGTTTAAACATTACGCCTGTGGGCACCTCAAAATTAACTAGCAGAGAATTTTGACTGACGCGAGTTGGCACATTCTGCTGGGATGCAAGGTCTTGCTAGAGCTTCCATGGCTG
This sequence is a window from Aegilops tauschii subsp. strangulata cultivar AL8/78 chromosome 7, Aet v6.0, whole genome shotgun sequence. Protein-coding genes within it:
- the LOC109745247 gene encoding probable LL-diaminopimelate aminotransferase, chloroplastic, with translation MPFLSSSSFSLRASKSSNLWPTRRLPVNVRCVGSSPAAAYTTKVSRNANIAKLQAGYLFPEVARRRAAHLLKYPDAKIISLGVGDTSEPIPEVITNAMAERAHALSTVDGYSGYGAEQGEKKLRAAIAATYYADLGIEETNIFVSDGAKCDISRLQLLFGSNVKIAVQDPSYPVYVDSSVIMGQTDLYQQDVQKYGNIEYMRCSPENGFFPDLSSVPRTDIIFFCSPNNPTGTAASRDQLTQLVKFAKDNGSIIFYDSAYAMYISDDSPKSIFEIPGAKEVAMETASFSKYAGFTGVRLGWTVVPKELLFSDGHSVAKDFNRIVCTSFNGASTISQAGGLGCLSPEGLEAMQDVVGFYKENTKIIVDTFTSLGFDVYGAKNAPYVWVHFPGRNSWDVFAEILEKAHVVTTPGIGFGPSGEGFVRVSAFGHRETIIEAARRLKQLYK